A single region of the Hippoglossus hippoglossus isolate fHipHip1 chromosome 17, fHipHip1.pri, whole genome shotgun sequence genome encodes:
- the tcf3a gene encoding transcription factor 3a isoform X5 yields the protein MAAVETDKELNDLLDFSAMFAPPALNGKNRPTTLASSQFGGSGIDERSGSSHWGPGQQNSPSFNQGRAYGEEGLYSEQQGMASAPIFGPGIVGKAERGPYSSFAAQPGFMPNGLPMPSPDPLSPSGLKSNSQFYSSYEGSNPRRRPSQDPIESQPKKIRKVPPGLPSSVYASASGEEFNRDNAGYTSSKAGNPYPPPFYMQEGLHPPSDPWGSAGSMVQPGFSSMLGNTPHMSQHGPFTAINPQDRLKRQPLPLSPQNYPLHGSEVNGAHPAGFHSGSSSFGVSNHTPPIVGSDSIMANRGQAPGSSGDEIGKALASIYPSDPNSNGFPPSPSTPSCSPQAVSGSASQWARSSGQATPSPNFDSGIQTMSKMEDRLEEVINVLQRHTNSQGVPGLAEMHSLLTSGLGLPPGFNTAALGLASRLPGLVSGHHEDSVGLPSSGGLLHGHHGSTSVPGSQAEGFTGLTSSLNRSSSSDIKREGKEDDDNCSLTDKSDDEKKDMKSRLHTSCSIVSVTDENLTAEEKEQRERERRHANNTRERVRVRDINGAFRDLGRMVQVHQQTDKAQTKLIILQQAVQVIIGLEKQVRERNLNPKAACLKRREEEKVSGVDPQMQLGGGHPGLGGDGHNPVSHM from the exons GTATAGATGAGAGGAGTGGGTCCAGTCACTGGGGACCAGGACAACAGAACAGTCCGTCTTTCAACCAGGGACGG GCTTATGGAGAAGAAGGTCTTTACAGTGAACAGCAGGGTATGGCCTCTGCCCCCATATTTGGACCTGGGATTGTTG GGAAGGCTGAGCGAGGGCCGTACTCGTCATTTGCAGCACAG CCTGGCTTTATGCCCAATGGATTACCGATGCCCAGTCCTGATCCCCTCTCCCCGTCTGGCCTGAAGTCCAACTCCCAGTTTTATTCCTCCTATGAGGGGAGCAACCCTCGCAGGAGACCCTCACAGGACCCCATTG AATCCCAGCCAAAAAAGATCAGGAAGGTGCCCCCTGGCCTGCCCTCATCA GTTTATGCATCAGCCTCAGGAGAGGAATTTAACAGGGACAATGCTGGTTACACATCCTCCAAGGCAGGAAACCCCTACCCACCACCTTTCTACATGCAAG AAGGCCTCCACCCACCCTCCGATCCATGGGGCTCTGCCGGGTCGATGGTTCAGCCGGGTTTTTCTTCCATGCTGGGCAACACCCCCCATATGAGCCAGCATGGACCCTTCACAGCCATTAACCCCCAAGACAGACTG AAACGGCAGCCACTGCCCCTCTCTCCACAAAACTACCCCCTGCATGGCAGTGAGGTGAATGGGGCTCATCCCGCTGGCTTCCACTCTGGCTCCAGCAGCTTTGGTGTTTCCAACCACACACCCCCTATTGTTGGAAGTGACTCTATTATGG CCAATCGGGGACAAGCACCTGGAAGCTCAGGTGATGAGATCGGAAAAGCCCTGGCATCT ATCTATCCTTCAGACCCGAACAGTAACGGCTTCCCTCCATCCCCATCTACTCCCTCTTGCTCACCTCAAGCTGTTTCAG GCTCTGCGTCTCAGTGGGCTCGGTCCTCTGGCCAGGCCACACCTTCACCTAACTTTGACAGTGGCATTCAGACCATG AGCAAAATGGAGGACCGTCTGGAAGAAGTCATCAATGTTCTTCAGCGCCACACCAACAGCCAAGGAGTTCCAGGATTGGCTGAAATGCACAGTCTGCTGACGTCTGGGTTAGGGCTTCCTCCTGGCTTCAACACTGCAGCACTTGGATTGGCCAGTCGCCTTCCTGGACTG GTGTCCGGTCACCACGAGGACTCTGTTGgtctgccctctagtggaggaCTTCTGCATGGTCACCACGGCTCCACATCTGTTCCAGGCTCTCAGGCTGAAGGTTTTACTG GCCTGACCAGCAGCCTAAATCGTTCCAGTTCTTCAGATATTAAAAGAGAAGGCAAGGAGGACGATGACAACTGCTCCCTTACTGACAAGTCAGATGAtgagaaaaaagacatgaaatccCGACTTCATACAAG CTGCAGCATTGTCTCTGTGACTGATGAAAACCTCACTGccgaggagaaggagcagagggagcGAGAGCGCCGCCACGCCAACAACACTAGGGAGAGGGTGCGTGTTCGCGACATTAACGGAGCCTTCAGAGACCTGGGCAGGATGGTTCAGGTCCACCAGCAGACCGACAAGGCCCAGACAAAGCTCATCATCCTGCAGCAGGCTGTCCAGGTCATCATAGGCCTTGAGAAGCAGGTGCGAG aACGCAATTTGAATCCAAAGGCTGCCTGCCtcaagaggagagaggaggagaaagtgtcCGGTGTGGACCCCCAGATGCAGCTTGGTGGGGGTCACCCTGGATTGGGTGGAGATGGACACAACCCTGTTAGCCATATGTAA
- the tcf3a gene encoding transcription factor 3a isoform X2: MAAVETDKELNDLLDFSAMFAPPALNGKNRPTTLASSQFGGSGIDERSGSSHWGPGQQNSPSFNQGRAYGEEGLYSEQQGMASAPIFGPGIVGKAERGPYSSFAAQPGFMPNGLPMPSPDPLSPSGLKSNSQFYSSYEGSNPRRRPSQDPIESQPKKIRKVPPGLPSSVYASASGEEFNRDNAGYTSSKAGNPYPPPFYMQEGLHPPSDPWGSAGSMVQPGFSSMLGNTPHMSQHGPFTAINPQDRLKRQPLPLSPQNYPLHGSEVNGAHPAGFHSGSSSFGVSNHTPPIVGSDSIMANRGQAPGSSGDEIGKALASIYPSDPNSNGFPPSPSTPSCSPQAVSGSASQWARSSGQATPSPNFDSGIQTMSKMEDRLEEVINVLQRHTNSQGVPGLAEMHSLLTSGLGLPPGFNTAALGLASRLPGLVSGHHEDSVGLPSSGGLLHGHHGSTSVPGSQAEGFTGLTSSLNRSSSSDIKREGKEDDDNCSLTDKSDDEKKDMKSRLHTSCSIVSVTDENLTAEEKEQRERERRHANNTRERVRVRDINGAFRDLGRMVQVHQQTDKAQTKLIILQQAVQVIIGLEKQVRGRSVNTGQSHPPGQPTASHHHWMEERNLNPKAACLKRREEEKVSGVDPQMQLGGGHPGLGGDGHNPVSHM; encoded by the exons GTATAGATGAGAGGAGTGGGTCCAGTCACTGGGGACCAGGACAACAGAACAGTCCGTCTTTCAACCAGGGACGG GCTTATGGAGAAGAAGGTCTTTACAGTGAACAGCAGGGTATGGCCTCTGCCCCCATATTTGGACCTGGGATTGTTG GGAAGGCTGAGCGAGGGCCGTACTCGTCATTTGCAGCACAG CCTGGCTTTATGCCCAATGGATTACCGATGCCCAGTCCTGATCCCCTCTCCCCGTCTGGCCTGAAGTCCAACTCCCAGTTTTATTCCTCCTATGAGGGGAGCAACCCTCGCAGGAGACCCTCACAGGACCCCATTG AATCCCAGCCAAAAAAGATCAGGAAGGTGCCCCCTGGCCTGCCCTCATCA GTTTATGCATCAGCCTCAGGAGAGGAATTTAACAGGGACAATGCTGGTTACACATCCTCCAAGGCAGGAAACCCCTACCCACCACCTTTCTACATGCAAG AAGGCCTCCACCCACCCTCCGATCCATGGGGCTCTGCCGGGTCGATGGTTCAGCCGGGTTTTTCTTCCATGCTGGGCAACACCCCCCATATGAGCCAGCATGGACCCTTCACAGCCATTAACCCCCAAGACAGACTG AAACGGCAGCCACTGCCCCTCTCTCCACAAAACTACCCCCTGCATGGCAGTGAGGTGAATGGGGCTCATCCCGCTGGCTTCCACTCTGGCTCCAGCAGCTTTGGTGTTTCCAACCACACACCCCCTATTGTTGGAAGTGACTCTATTATGG CCAATCGGGGACAAGCACCTGGAAGCTCAGGTGATGAGATCGGAAAAGCCCTGGCATCT ATCTATCCTTCAGACCCGAACAGTAACGGCTTCCCTCCATCCCCATCTACTCCCTCTTGCTCACCTCAAGCTGTTTCAG GCTCTGCGTCTCAGTGGGCTCGGTCCTCTGGCCAGGCCACACCTTCACCTAACTTTGACAGTGGCATTCAGACCATG AGCAAAATGGAGGACCGTCTGGAAGAAGTCATCAATGTTCTTCAGCGCCACACCAACAGCCAAGGAGTTCCAGGATTGGCTGAAATGCACAGTCTGCTGACGTCTGGGTTAGGGCTTCCTCCTGGCTTCAACACTGCAGCACTTGGATTGGCCAGTCGCCTTCCTGGACTG GTGTCCGGTCACCACGAGGACTCTGTTGgtctgccctctagtggaggaCTTCTGCATGGTCACCACGGCTCCACATCTGTTCCAGGCTCTCAGGCTGAAGGTTTTACTG GCCTGACCAGCAGCCTAAATCGTTCCAGTTCTTCAGATATTAAAAGAGAAGGCAAGGAGGACGATGACAACTGCTCCCTTACTGACAAGTCAGATGAtgagaaaaaagacatgaaatccCGACTTCATACAAG CTGCAGCATTGTCTCTGTGACTGATGAAAACCTCACTGccgaggagaaggagcagagggagcGAGAGCGCCGCCACGCCAACAACACTAGGGAGAGGGTGCGTGTTCGCGACATTAACGGAGCCTTCAGAGACCTGGGCAGGATGGTTCAGGTCCACCAGCAGACCGACAAGGCCCAGACAAAGCTCATCATCCTGCAGCAGGCTGTCCAGGTCATCATAGGCCTTGAGAAGCAGGTGCGAGGTAGGTCGGTAAACACAGGACAGTCCCATCCACCTGGACAACCAACCGCCTCTCATCATCACTGGATGGAAG aACGCAATTTGAATCCAAAGGCTGCCTGCCtcaagaggagagaggaggagaaagtgtcCGGTGTGGACCCCCAGATGCAGCTTGGTGGGGGTCACCCTGGATTGGGTGGAGATGGACACAACCCTGTTAGCCATATGTAA
- the tcf3a gene encoding transcription factor 3a isoform X1: MAAVETDKELNDLLDFSAMFAPPALNGKNRPTTLASSQFGGSGIDERSGSSHWGPGQQNSPSFNQGRAYGEEGLYSEQQGMASAPIFGPGIVGKAERGPYSSFAAQPGFMPNGLPMPSPDPLSPSGLKSNSQFYSSYEGSNPRRRPSQDPIESQPKKIRKVPPGLPSSVYASASGEEFNRDNAGYTSSKAGNPYPPPFYMQEGLHPPSDPWGSAGSMVQPGFSSMLGNTPHMSQHGPFTAINPQDRLKRQPLPLSPQNYPLHGSEVNGAHPAGFHSGSSSFGVSNHTPPIVGSDSIMANRGQAPGSSGDEIGKALASIYPSDPNSNGFPPSPSTPSCSPQAVSGSASQWARSSGQATPSPNFDSGIQTMSKMEDRLEEVINVLQRHTNSQGVPGLAEMHSLLTSGLGLPPGFNTAALGLASRLPGLVSGHHEDSVGLPSSGGLLHGHHGSTSVPGSQAEGFTGLTSSLNRSSSSDIKREGKEDDDNCSLTDKSDDEKKDMKSRLHTSSCSIVSVTDENLTAEEKEQRERERRHANNTRERVRVRDINGAFRDLGRMVQVHQQTDKAQTKLIILQQAVQVIIGLEKQVRGRSVNTGQSHPPGQPTASHHHWMEERNLNPKAACLKRREEEKVSGVDPQMQLGGGHPGLGGDGHNPVSHM; the protein is encoded by the exons GTATAGATGAGAGGAGTGGGTCCAGTCACTGGGGACCAGGACAACAGAACAGTCCGTCTTTCAACCAGGGACGG GCTTATGGAGAAGAAGGTCTTTACAGTGAACAGCAGGGTATGGCCTCTGCCCCCATATTTGGACCTGGGATTGTTG GGAAGGCTGAGCGAGGGCCGTACTCGTCATTTGCAGCACAG CCTGGCTTTATGCCCAATGGATTACCGATGCCCAGTCCTGATCCCCTCTCCCCGTCTGGCCTGAAGTCCAACTCCCAGTTTTATTCCTCCTATGAGGGGAGCAACCCTCGCAGGAGACCCTCACAGGACCCCATTG AATCCCAGCCAAAAAAGATCAGGAAGGTGCCCCCTGGCCTGCCCTCATCA GTTTATGCATCAGCCTCAGGAGAGGAATTTAACAGGGACAATGCTGGTTACACATCCTCCAAGGCAGGAAACCCCTACCCACCACCTTTCTACATGCAAG AAGGCCTCCACCCACCCTCCGATCCATGGGGCTCTGCCGGGTCGATGGTTCAGCCGGGTTTTTCTTCCATGCTGGGCAACACCCCCCATATGAGCCAGCATGGACCCTTCACAGCCATTAACCCCCAAGACAGACTG AAACGGCAGCCACTGCCCCTCTCTCCACAAAACTACCCCCTGCATGGCAGTGAGGTGAATGGGGCTCATCCCGCTGGCTTCCACTCTGGCTCCAGCAGCTTTGGTGTTTCCAACCACACACCCCCTATTGTTGGAAGTGACTCTATTATGG CCAATCGGGGACAAGCACCTGGAAGCTCAGGTGATGAGATCGGAAAAGCCCTGGCATCT ATCTATCCTTCAGACCCGAACAGTAACGGCTTCCCTCCATCCCCATCTACTCCCTCTTGCTCACCTCAAGCTGTTTCAG GCTCTGCGTCTCAGTGGGCTCGGTCCTCTGGCCAGGCCACACCTTCACCTAACTTTGACAGTGGCATTCAGACCATG AGCAAAATGGAGGACCGTCTGGAAGAAGTCATCAATGTTCTTCAGCGCCACACCAACAGCCAAGGAGTTCCAGGATTGGCTGAAATGCACAGTCTGCTGACGTCTGGGTTAGGGCTTCCTCCTGGCTTCAACACTGCAGCACTTGGATTGGCCAGTCGCCTTCCTGGACTG GTGTCCGGTCACCACGAGGACTCTGTTGgtctgccctctagtggaggaCTTCTGCATGGTCACCACGGCTCCACATCTGTTCCAGGCTCTCAGGCTGAAGGTTTTACTG GCCTGACCAGCAGCCTAAATCGTTCCAGTTCTTCAGATATTAAAAGAGAAGGCAAGGAGGACGATGACAACTGCTCCCTTACTGACAAGTCAGATGAtgagaaaaaagacatgaaatccCGACTTCATACAAG CAGCTGCAGCATTGTCTCTGTGACTGATGAAAACCTCACTGccgaggagaaggagcagagggagcGAGAGCGCCGCCACGCCAACAACACTAGGGAGAGGGTGCGTGTTCGCGACATTAACGGAGCCTTCAGAGACCTGGGCAGGATGGTTCAGGTCCACCAGCAGACCGACAAGGCCCAGACAAAGCTCATCATCCTGCAGCAGGCTGTCCAGGTCATCATAGGCCTTGAGAAGCAGGTGCGAGGTAGGTCGGTAAACACAGGACAGTCCCATCCACCTGGACAACCAACCGCCTCTCATCATCACTGGATGGAAG aACGCAATTTGAATCCAAAGGCTGCCTGCCtcaagaggagagaggaggagaaagtgtcCGGTGTGGACCCCCAGATGCAGCTTGGTGGGGGTCACCCTGGATTGGGTGGAGATGGACACAACCCTGTTAGCCATATGTAA
- the tcf3a gene encoding transcription factor 3a isoform X3, with product MAAVETDKELNDLLDFSAMFAPPALNGKNRPTTLASSQFGGSGIDERSGSSHWGPGQQNSPSFNQGRAYGEEGLYSEQQGMASAPIFGPGIVGKAERGPYSSFAAQPGFMPNGLPMPSPDPLSPSGLKSNSQFYSSYEGSNPRRRPSQDPIESQPKKIRKVPPGLPSSVYASASGEEFNRDNAGYTSSKAGNPYPPPFYMQEGLHPPSDPWGSAGSMVQPGFSSMLGNTPHMSQHGPFTAINPQDRLKRQPLPLSPQNYPLHGSEVNGAHPAGFHSGSSSFGVSNHTPPIVGSDSIMANRGQAPGSSGDEIGKALASIYPSDPNSNGFPPSPSTPSCSPQAVSGSASQWARSSGQATPSPNFDSGIQTMSKMEDRLEEVINVLQRHTNSQGVPGLAEMHSLLTSGLGLPPGFNTAALGLASRLPGLVSGHHEDSVGLPSSGGLLHGHHGSTSVPGSQAEGFTGLTSSLNRSSSSDIKREGKEDDDNCSLTDKSDDEKKDMKSRLHTSLDDDEDDEDDEDLPVEVKVEREKVRRMANNTRERLRVRDINEAFKELGRMCQLHLSYEKQQTKLIVLQQAVNVIVNLEQQVRERNLNPKAACLKRREEEKVSGVDPQMQLGGGHPGLGGDGHNPVSHM from the exons GTATAGATGAGAGGAGTGGGTCCAGTCACTGGGGACCAGGACAACAGAACAGTCCGTCTTTCAACCAGGGACGG GCTTATGGAGAAGAAGGTCTTTACAGTGAACAGCAGGGTATGGCCTCTGCCCCCATATTTGGACCTGGGATTGTTG GGAAGGCTGAGCGAGGGCCGTACTCGTCATTTGCAGCACAG CCTGGCTTTATGCCCAATGGATTACCGATGCCCAGTCCTGATCCCCTCTCCCCGTCTGGCCTGAAGTCCAACTCCCAGTTTTATTCCTCCTATGAGGGGAGCAACCCTCGCAGGAGACCCTCACAGGACCCCATTG AATCCCAGCCAAAAAAGATCAGGAAGGTGCCCCCTGGCCTGCCCTCATCA GTTTATGCATCAGCCTCAGGAGAGGAATTTAACAGGGACAATGCTGGTTACACATCCTCCAAGGCAGGAAACCCCTACCCACCACCTTTCTACATGCAAG AAGGCCTCCACCCACCCTCCGATCCATGGGGCTCTGCCGGGTCGATGGTTCAGCCGGGTTTTTCTTCCATGCTGGGCAACACCCCCCATATGAGCCAGCATGGACCCTTCACAGCCATTAACCCCCAAGACAGACTG AAACGGCAGCCACTGCCCCTCTCTCCACAAAACTACCCCCTGCATGGCAGTGAGGTGAATGGGGCTCATCCCGCTGGCTTCCACTCTGGCTCCAGCAGCTTTGGTGTTTCCAACCACACACCCCCTATTGTTGGAAGTGACTCTATTATGG CCAATCGGGGACAAGCACCTGGAAGCTCAGGTGATGAGATCGGAAAAGCCCTGGCATCT ATCTATCCTTCAGACCCGAACAGTAACGGCTTCCCTCCATCCCCATCTACTCCCTCTTGCTCACCTCAAGCTGTTTCAG GCTCTGCGTCTCAGTGGGCTCGGTCCTCTGGCCAGGCCACACCTTCACCTAACTTTGACAGTGGCATTCAGACCATG AGCAAAATGGAGGACCGTCTGGAAGAAGTCATCAATGTTCTTCAGCGCCACACCAACAGCCAAGGAGTTCCAGGATTGGCTGAAATGCACAGTCTGCTGACGTCTGGGTTAGGGCTTCCTCCTGGCTTCAACACTGCAGCACTTGGATTGGCCAGTCGCCTTCCTGGACTG GTGTCCGGTCACCACGAGGACTCTGTTGgtctgccctctagtggaggaCTTCTGCATGGTCACCACGGCTCCACATCTGTTCCAGGCTCTCAGGCTGAAGGTTTTACTG GCCTGACCAGCAGCCTAAATCGTTCCAGTTCTTCAGATATTAAAAGAGAAGGCAAGGAGGACGATGACAACTGCTCCCTTACTGACAAGTCAGATGAtgagaaaaaagacatgaaatccCGACTTCATACAAG tctggatgatgatgaggatgatgaggatgacgaAGATCTGCCAGTGGAGGTTAAGGTTGAGCGGGAGAAAGTGCGGAGGATGGCAAACAACACCCGCGAGCGGCTACGTGTGCGGGACATCAACGAGGCTTTTAAGGAGCTGGGCCGCATGTGTCAGCTCCACCTGAGCTATGAGAAACAGCAGACCAAATTGATCGTACTGCAACAGGCCGTTAACGTTATAGTCAACCTGGAGCAGCAAGTTCGAG aACGCAATTTGAATCCAAAGGCTGCCTGCCtcaagaggagagaggaggagaaagtgtcCGGTGTGGACCCCCAGATGCAGCTTGGTGGGGGTCACCCTGGATTGGGTGGAGATGGACACAACCCTGTTAGCCATATGTAA
- the tcf3a gene encoding transcription factor 3a isoform X4, giving the protein MAAVETDKELNDLLDFSAMFAPPALNGKNRPTTLASSQFGGSGIDERSGSSHWGPGQQNSPSFNQGRAYGEEGLYSEQQGMASAPIFGPGIVGKAERGPYSSFAAQPGFMPNGLPMPSPDPLSPSGLKSNSQFYSSYEGSNPRRRPSQDPIESQPKKIRKVPPGLPSSVYASASGEEFNRDNAGYTSSKAGNPYPPPFYMQEGLHPPSDPWGSAGSMVQPGFSSMLGNTPHMSQHGPFTAINPQDRLKRQPLPLSPQNYPLHGSEVNGAHPAGFHSGSSSFGVSNHTPPIVGSDSIMANRGQAPGSSGDEIGKALASIYPSDPNSNGFPPSPSTPSCSPQAVSGSASQWARSSGQATPSPNFDSGIQTMSKMEDRLEEVINVLQRHTNSQGVPGLAEMHSLLTSGLGLPPGFNTAALGLASRLPGLVSGHHEDSVGLPSSGGLLHGHHGSTSVPGSQAEGFTGLTSSLNRSSSSDIKREGKEDDDNCSLTDKSDDEKKDMKSRLHTSSCSIVSVTDENLTAEEKEQRERERRHANNTRERVRVRDINGAFRDLGRMVQVHQQTDKAQTKLIILQQAVQVIIGLEKQVRERNLNPKAACLKRREEEKVSGVDPQMQLGGGHPGLGGDGHNPVSHM; this is encoded by the exons GTATAGATGAGAGGAGTGGGTCCAGTCACTGGGGACCAGGACAACAGAACAGTCCGTCTTTCAACCAGGGACGG GCTTATGGAGAAGAAGGTCTTTACAGTGAACAGCAGGGTATGGCCTCTGCCCCCATATTTGGACCTGGGATTGTTG GGAAGGCTGAGCGAGGGCCGTACTCGTCATTTGCAGCACAG CCTGGCTTTATGCCCAATGGATTACCGATGCCCAGTCCTGATCCCCTCTCCCCGTCTGGCCTGAAGTCCAACTCCCAGTTTTATTCCTCCTATGAGGGGAGCAACCCTCGCAGGAGACCCTCACAGGACCCCATTG AATCCCAGCCAAAAAAGATCAGGAAGGTGCCCCCTGGCCTGCCCTCATCA GTTTATGCATCAGCCTCAGGAGAGGAATTTAACAGGGACAATGCTGGTTACACATCCTCCAAGGCAGGAAACCCCTACCCACCACCTTTCTACATGCAAG AAGGCCTCCACCCACCCTCCGATCCATGGGGCTCTGCCGGGTCGATGGTTCAGCCGGGTTTTTCTTCCATGCTGGGCAACACCCCCCATATGAGCCAGCATGGACCCTTCACAGCCATTAACCCCCAAGACAGACTG AAACGGCAGCCACTGCCCCTCTCTCCACAAAACTACCCCCTGCATGGCAGTGAGGTGAATGGGGCTCATCCCGCTGGCTTCCACTCTGGCTCCAGCAGCTTTGGTGTTTCCAACCACACACCCCCTATTGTTGGAAGTGACTCTATTATGG CCAATCGGGGACAAGCACCTGGAAGCTCAGGTGATGAGATCGGAAAAGCCCTGGCATCT ATCTATCCTTCAGACCCGAACAGTAACGGCTTCCCTCCATCCCCATCTACTCCCTCTTGCTCACCTCAAGCTGTTTCAG GCTCTGCGTCTCAGTGGGCTCGGTCCTCTGGCCAGGCCACACCTTCACCTAACTTTGACAGTGGCATTCAGACCATG AGCAAAATGGAGGACCGTCTGGAAGAAGTCATCAATGTTCTTCAGCGCCACACCAACAGCCAAGGAGTTCCAGGATTGGCTGAAATGCACAGTCTGCTGACGTCTGGGTTAGGGCTTCCTCCTGGCTTCAACACTGCAGCACTTGGATTGGCCAGTCGCCTTCCTGGACTG GTGTCCGGTCACCACGAGGACTCTGTTGgtctgccctctagtggaggaCTTCTGCATGGTCACCACGGCTCCACATCTGTTCCAGGCTCTCAGGCTGAAGGTTTTACTG GCCTGACCAGCAGCCTAAATCGTTCCAGTTCTTCAGATATTAAAAGAGAAGGCAAGGAGGACGATGACAACTGCTCCCTTACTGACAAGTCAGATGAtgagaaaaaagacatgaaatccCGACTTCATACAAG CAGCTGCAGCATTGTCTCTGTGACTGATGAAAACCTCACTGccgaggagaaggagcagagggagcGAGAGCGCCGCCACGCCAACAACACTAGGGAGAGGGTGCGTGTTCGCGACATTAACGGAGCCTTCAGAGACCTGGGCAGGATGGTTCAGGTCCACCAGCAGACCGACAAGGCCCAGACAAAGCTCATCATCCTGCAGCAGGCTGTCCAGGTCATCATAGGCCTTGAGAAGCAGGTGCGAG aACGCAATTTGAATCCAAAGGCTGCCTGCCtcaagaggagagaggaggagaaagtgtcCGGTGTGGACCCCCAGATGCAGCTTGGTGGGGGTCACCCTGGATTGGGTGGAGATGGACACAACCCTGTTAGCCATATGTAA